In the Blautia coccoides genome, TGCACTTTACTCACCTCCTAGAATAATGCGTAATCCGGATCGATCCGTTTTACCAGCCAGTTGCTGAACATAACAAGGGCAAATCCAAAGATGGACTGATACAGCCCCACCGCAGATGATGTGGAAAAGTTATTCTGCGTAGTCATAGTCCTGTAAACAAAGGTCTCGATAATGTCGGTTGTCTGGAAGAGCTGGGAGTTATTGCCCACCATATTCCAGAAGAGGCCGAAGTTACCCTTCATGATACCGCCCAGAGCAAAGAGCAGAAGAATAATGAATGTCGGTTTCAGACTCGGAAGTATTATGTAACGGATCCTCTGCCAGCTCGTAGCCCCGTCCACTTCTGCTGCCTCCATCATACCGGAGTCAATGCCGCATATTGCCGCAAAGTAAACAACAGAACCGTAGCCTGTCTGCTGCCACATCTGACAGAAGATAATGATAAAGGGCCATATCCCCGCCATACTGTAAATCTTTAAAGGATCTCCGCCGGTTTCGCGCAGCAGTGTGTTCAGAGCACCTGTGTCATAATTCAGGATATTAAACGCTATGGCTCCAATCAGCACCACGGAAATGAAGTACGGCAGGAACATGATCGTCTGGGATACTTTTTTAAAGTATTTGTTGCGTACCTCATTCAGCATAACAGCAAGGGTGATCTGCACCACATTGCCCAAAACGATAAAGACTACATTATAAAGCAGTGTGTTTCTGGTCAGTTTCCACAGTTCACCGGATTGGATCAGAAACTCAAAGTTTTTCAGCCCCACAAAAGGACTGCCAAATATTCCGTCCCGGAAATTATAGTTTGTAAATGCTATGTACACACCCGGCAAAGGGCAGTAATTAAAGACTATAAAAAATACCACAGCAGGAAGGCACATCAGCAGCAATGTCCGGTTATCCTTCACCTTTTTCAGAAATGGCTTTTTTGTACCAGCCATGACTGCTGTTCCCGTTTTATTTTTCCTTGCTTTCACATCATTCTCCTCCTCTTTTTTGAAATCGGTTTCAACAAATCTCTGTGTATACTGGCTTTTCTAGGTTGAACGCACGTGTAATTCCTCCTGTTCTTGTGGTCTTTTATTACAACTGCTCTTTATACGCAGATGTTTTCTTATGATTTTATATAAATTAACGTAACTGTTTTATATCCTCACAGTTATTGATTAAAAACTTCGCAGAATTCGGCTCTCCTCCTGCTCCTATTTTGAAACCCGTTTCAACACAAATAGAATGAAACATTCTGATTTAGAGATTTCCTTCTGCTGTTGGTGTTTCTGATATCCTATATCTTTGCTGTAGACTCTCTAACCACCAGGCTGGGGGGTATGAGCTGCATTTTCGGCGGATTTTTCCCCTCAATTGCCAGAATAGCGGTCTCCACCAGAGCGCCTGCAAATTTGTCGTAATTGTATCCCACACTTGTCAGGCACGGGGTCTCAGACTCAGCAATGAACGTATCATCAAAGCTTAAAATAGAGATATCATCCGGTATTCCAAGTCCGTGGCGGCGGATAGACTGCATGATCCCCATTGCCATAAAATCATTGATCGCGATCACTGCGGTCGGAAGCGGCTGTCCGCTGTCGAAAATCCTGTCCATCACCTGAAGTCCGCACTCAATAGAATACTCCGGGGTCTCCACAATGTCATCGGCAGAGAACTCGATTCCATGTTTTCTGAGGCAGCTTCTGTAAGTAACCCGCTTTGTATAGGTGGAATTCACATCTCTTCGGCCTCCGATCAGGGCAATTTTCGTATGGCCGTATGCGATCAGATGCTCCACTGCGGTTTCTGCAGCCTTTTTCTGATCTATATTAACCTGATAGCAGTCACTGCCGTCCAGTTTGCCTGTGATCACCACGGGGATCGTATCTGTGATCTGGTTGATCTTCTCCACATACTCCTCGTCTGATACCATCTCGTCCACTTTGCCGCCGATCATGATCAGGGCATCCACCCGCATCTCGATCATCTTCTGCAGGTTCTGCTCCTGAAGCTCCATATCATTCAGATAATTGCTGAGCATCAGGCTGTACCCTCTCTCATTGGCAGCCCTCTCACAGGCCACAGCAAGTGTTGCATAAAAAGGATTTCTGATATCCGGGATCAGGAACCCCACAAGCTTCGTTTGGGTGCTGCTCAGACTGCGCGCCATGGCATTCGGCCGGAAATCATACTTCTTGATAAGGGCTTCCACCTTTATACGTTTCTCTGTACTGACATTGGCATTGCCGGTCAATACTCTGGAAACGGTAGCCGGGGATACCCCTGCTTCCTTTGCGATATGATAAATACTTACTCTTTCTCTTCCCATCGTCTCACCTGTCTCACATTATAGTGCAGCATTTACTGCTGCATAAATACCAAAATAATCGTTAAGGCATATAATAATCCCAGTATATTATATGAAACCGCTTTCCACAAGACAATTTTTTCAGATTCCGATATGTCATATTCACCAATCGATTTATCTATATTATAAAGCCGGAATCGCAAAATGCACATGTAATTATTTTTCTATTTTGGTACTATTTTTAATTTTTAGTAAAATTTTTCTCATAAATTCGGCCGGTCTGCGCATTTACTGCGCTGACCGTATGAACTACAGGTTTTTCCTGTATTTACTGGGAGAGATTCCCGTATTTTTCTTGAAGACTTTTATAAAATAAAAATAATCATTATACCCCGTCAGCTCCGCGATGGATTCCACGGAAAGACTTTCGTCTGCCAACAGTTCCTTTGCCTTTTGTATTCTTTTCGATGTAATATATTCCGAGAAAGAAAGTCCCAGCTCTGCCTTTAACTGGCTGCTCAGATACCCCGTACTGATCCCATGGGCTTCAGCCAGGCCGGAAAGAGTGATATTTTCCGTGTACCTCTCCTGTATCTCCCTGATTATCCTCTTCATCATAGAGGAATTCATAG is a window encoding:
- a CDS encoding ABC transporter permease; its protein translation is MKARKNKTGTAVMAGTKKPFLKKVKDNRTLLLMCLPAVVFFIVFNYCPLPGVYIAFTNYNFRDGIFGSPFVGLKNFEFLIQSGELWKLTRNTLLYNVVFIVLGNVVQITLAVMLNEVRNKYFKKVSQTIMFLPYFISVVLIGAIAFNILNYDTGALNTLLRETGGDPLKIYSMAGIWPFIIIFCQMWQQTGYGSVVYFAAICGIDSGMMEAAEVDGATSWQRIRYIILPSLKPTFIILLLFALGGIMKGNFGLFWNMVGNNSQLFQTTDIIETFVYRTMTTQNNFSTSSAVGLYQSIFGFALVMFSNWLVKRIDPDYALF
- a CDS encoding LacI family DNA-binding transcriptional regulator, translating into MGRERVSIYHIAKEAGVSPATVSRVLTGNANVSTEKRIKVEALIKKYDFRPNAMARSLSSTQTKLVGFLIPDIRNPFYATLAVACERAANERGYSLMLSNYLNDMELQEQNLQKMIEMRVDALIMIGGKVDEMVSDEEYVEKINQITDTIPVVITGKLDGSDCYQVNIDQKKAAETAVEHLIAYGHTKIALIGGRRDVNSTYTKRVTYRSCLRKHGIEFSADDIVETPEYSIECGLQVMDRIFDSGQPLPTAVIAINDFMAMGIMQSIRRHGLGIPDDISILSFDDTFIAESETPCLTSVGYNYDKFAGALVETAILAIEGKNPPKMQLIPPSLVVRESTAKI